CAGATGGCGCGAGCCCGCACCCAGACGGGCCACCAGGATCGCCTTTGACTTCTCGATGTCCACACCGATGTTCTGGCGCTTGTGGACCGGGTCGGCGCACAACTGGTCCCAGCGGAGGTGGCTGTGCGTATGGCTATGGAATTCGAACGTGCCCGCCGCGCGCATCAAGTCGACCTCGCTCCAGCGCACCGTGACCTCGTCCGCACGACCGTCGTGAACGAGACGCTCGCATGCCTGATGCGAACGCGGCGCTTCAAGGCGCTGCGCCCCGATGGCGCGATACGGACCGTCATGCACGCGGCCGGTCACGAGAAACATGACCGCATTGAGTCCGTAACGTAAAAGAATGGGATGCGCGTGGACGTAATTGTCCAGATAGCCATCGTCGAAGGTCAGCAAAACCGATTTGCGCGGCATAGGCGCGCCATGCAAAAAGCGCGCAAATTCATCGGCGGTGAGCGTGACATAACCGTTCTTCGCCAGCCAGCCGATCTGCGACTCGAAGTTCTCCGGCGAGATAGTCAGCGAGCCGCCCGACGATGACACGTGGTGATACGTCAGCACCGGTATCGAATTCGCAAACGATTCAGTCGTCTGTAGCATTTACTATGCAGGCCAAAAGGTGTTTTAGCGCCGGCTCATTTAAAGCGCCGATTACTTTTAAACGGAGGGATGATGTCTCTCGGCGACAGACGGCTTGAGGCGCACTACTCGCCTCGCCGATGCCCGGGTGATGAAATGTGAATTAATATTAGAGTGAACAAACTCTGCAATCTATCGTTCGTTTGTGGAGAATTGTGTCGCATTGTCGGAGGCGCCCATCAATCTCGACAAAGGACTCATGCGCGCGACACGGAGACGTATCGCGCGGAACGCAAGGGCTCGCGTTGAAACGACGCGCGGTCCGCTGGACCGCGGTACTTGAATGGATAGCGGGCATGCAACCGCAACGATGCGCGGCGATGCGTGATGATGCGATCTGGTGCGGCTCGCCTTAAAACCGGATGGCGAGCCGCTTCAACTGGGCGACCACTTCGGCCACACTGCCGATGACGACCTTGTTGCGAAAGGCGCGCGTCACGACGATGCTCGTCATGGCGTCGTAATACCAGACGCCGACTTTGCGCCCCCCGAGTTCGACGATCCCACCGACGCTGTCAACCGGCCCATCTTCTACTGACACGACCAATCTGATCGAGGGTCCATGGCGCATACGCTGCCATTCACTTCGCGGCCGGAGTCGTGACCGGGCCGGCTGCGGCTGCCACGAGGGGATCGCTCTTCATCTGCCGCACGGCGTCTGCCGCGGACGGAGCCAGCTTCTGCTCCACCAGCGCCGCTTCGAAAGCATCGCGCTGGGCCTGTTTGGCCTGCTCATAGTCGGCATCCAGTTCGGCGATGCGCCGGTCATACCAGCTCTGTACACAAGCCTTGTCGGTACAGTTGTGCTGGCGCCAGAGCCATTGCTCGATGCGCGCGGACTCCACCGAGCGCGGATCGAGACTGGCATCCCGGGCGCGCTGGTAAGCGGTATTGAGGCGATCGTCGAGGCTGGACAGTTGCGGATCCTGGCAGACGATCTTCTCCGATGCCGACGACTTGCTCGTGCAATGGAAGCTCGCCGCCGACGCGTTACCGGCAAGCGTCGCGCACGCCGCCAGAACGCAGAACGACAAGCTCGCCGATGGTTTGGCAAGCAACCGGGCAACGAAAGGAACAGCAGTTTTCGATTTGGACATGACTAACCCTGTACGAAGAAGTAAGCGGATAGCGGCGCGTGATGAGCGTTCTCATCGAAGATCCGCACACACAACGGGATGAGGTTCGCACGTGGGCAGAATAGTCCGCTTGAGCGGGTTCTAGCCGTGAAAGAAAGGCCGTAGCGACAGAGTGCTTACCAAAGATTTCCGCGCCCGCGCAATTGGGCCGGCTCGCTTACGCAGCATTACCCCGGCACCCAACCGCGAATTGGCGGCATAGGATGTCCTCACACTGCTTCTTACTCGTCGCAGTGGGTTTAACATCTGTTTGAGTCCGCCTTATGACCGTGGGGCGGACTTTTTTTGCATTGTGCGGCGCGAATACGCGCCAGCTTCGCATCGCGAGACAGGATTTCCGCTCTCACTGCCGCGAGGCGCTGCGACTCGGGTCTACTGAAAGGTCAGGCGCCTGGTGGCACGCCCTGGTGGCGAGCCTGCATGGCGACCGGGCCATTCAGGAGAACACAGCATGTCGACGCCCATCGGCGGGTCAAACACGCCTTCCCACCCGCAGGTGCCGGATCCGAACGAGAGCGGCAGTTCAACCAGCGGCGCGCCGAGCGTCCCGGCCCAACCGGGCGTGCCAGCCACGACCGCGAGCAGTCACTCACTGCTGGGAGCGCTGGCGCAACGCGCGACGCGCACCGGCGCGAAGGCTGCGCAGATCGCCAAAGGCGGCCTCGGAAAAGCCGAACCGGTGATGTCGCCCGCCGCGTCGGGCGGCTATGAGCTCTGGGCCGGCAACAACGCGACCTCCGCCGTCAACGGGCTCGTCAGCAATTTCCACGGCACAAGCGAAGTCACGAGCAACGTGTCTCAGGCGACCAACGGCGTGGGCATGCTGCCTGCCGGGCTCGACGTCGCGACGACCGCCGTCAGCTTCGGCAATAAGCTGTTCAAGGTGGCCGAGACCAGCAAGCAGTTGAAAAGCGAAGTGCCGGGCACGCTTGCGGGCAACGACGCGCTGAGCGCACACAAGCAAGCCAAAGGCAATCTCGCGCGCGCCACGCCGGGCGCGATTCGCGACGTCGGCATTGGCGCGCTGGGGGTCGGCGGGCGTATCTATGCGGCGGGACATCAGGGTCATTCGATGTACGGCGGCAAGTCCAGCGCGGTGACGGCCGACGGCGTGCTGGCAATCGCCTCGGGCGCCGCATATACGATTGCCGGGGTGCAGCAAAGCAGGAAAGTGGACCGTGCGGTGGACCGCGTGCAGGCGGTGCGCTCGGCGGTCCGTCAGCCGGCCAGCGGGCGAACCGAATCGCATAGCGAGGCCATGCGGCAGCTCGATGATGCATTCGCGGACGACAAAATCAGTTCGCATACCTATTGGATCCTGCGCCAGCACGACGACGCCGATGTCGAACGGTTTCACAGCCAATTCGCCGCGCTCGGCATCATCGGGCGGCAGCGCTTCAACGAAGTGCTGCAGTTTCCCGGCGAGAAAAACCTCTTCCAGGTCTTCAACCTGGGGCGCAATCGCAATCTGGACACGGCGAGCATGCGCCGTGCGGCCCGCGAAGAAGT
Above is a genomic segment from Paraburkholderia phenazinium containing:
- a CDS encoding lysozyme inhibitor LprI family protein produces the protein MSKSKTAVPFVARLLAKPSASLSFCVLAACATLAGNASAASFHCTSKSSASEKIVCQDPQLSSLDDRLNTAYQRARDASLDPRSVESARIEQWLWRQHNCTDKACVQSWYDRRIAELDADYEQAKQAQRDAFEAALVEQKLAPSAADAVRQMKSDPLVAAAAGPVTTPAAK
- a CDS encoding polysaccharide deacetylase family protein translates to MLQTTESFANSIPVLTYHHVSSSGGSLTISPENFESQIGWLAKNGYVTLTADEFARFLHGAPMPRKSVLLTFDDGYLDNYVHAHPILLRYGLNAVMFLVTGRVHDGPYRAIGAQRLEAPRSHQACERLVHDGRADEVTVRWSEVDLMRAAGTFEFHSHTHSHLRWDQLCADPVHKRQNIGVDIEKSKAILVARLGAGSRHLCWPEGYFDADYLDAAKAAGFEYLYTTRNLRRNVPGSDPHRIHRLVDNGKDAEWLAQKLHRYQDPLWGRAYYWFKRARHFRDEAWS